DNA sequence from the Nicotiana tomentosiformis chromosome 3, ASM39032v3, whole genome shotgun sequence genome:
tttagtagtttttctgTGGGGTTGAtccttttagcctatattgactATCTCGTACTATTTGTgcctagattcggggcatttggagatttattcgagggacaaaggcattgcggagtaggatttttgcgcgtttgaggtaagtaacagtcttaaatctgattttgagggtatgaaatcccgagaatttgtatgatgtgaatatttggaggtgacgcatatgttaGGTGGAGGGCGTGTGAGCATgcgccgtgagggattgtgacttggtccgtcccgtgagactgtaaagtcgaatagccattgttattacttgtttttccttgtcttgagcaattgactgcctttcatgttagaagccatgcttaggccatatgatatcactgttgggactcGCAGCAGtcgaatacttgttgaattgtgtgctaattattgtcttgtactcagtcacagtcttacttgtgtgttatatctccattccctctcatttcttgttgatacttgttgtattctttgtttgggctaattattatgatattctgtgagccggaggggctggagaggttagtaaCTGAGATAGGGCATGCATGTCGGGTTGAGATCTATGTGAGATATATTGGATCGGACTGTACGCCAcagcaatattggatcgggttgcacgtcgcaacaagccttcgggacATATATCAGATCGTGCTGCACACCGTAGCAATatatggattgggctgcacgccgcagaaatatatggatcgggctgtacgccgcagcagTATTGGgccgggctgcacgccacagcaatatagcgcttgggctgtaggagcccctccggagtctgtacacccctagtgagcgcaagtacctttGATTGTGGGTATTGAAGCTTAGAGCCAAGTGATTGAGTTGTTGAGATAGATGAGTGACAGTAGCCCTGTGAGGCTGTACTTGCtcttatttgttgttgcactttgttgttaattgttgttgttgtgaaattttctggaGGGCTTATATTGTTGAAACTGAGCTCgaaatgttttgatttaaaacatcgaattgaaagcatgcctattttttcttgctgaaattactgaaatgaactgcaTTTGTGTAACTTGTCTCTGcttctcaattccttatttaactctgttacttactgagttggaagtattcacgttactctctgcaccttgtTTGCAAATTCAGGTGTGACAGGTCATTGAGTTCGTGTGCAGTTGATCTTCCGAAGATTTATGAGGTAGCTGCCAGCATTCGCAGACCTTGTGCTCCCTCCTTATTAACTTTCTTTCTCTGTATTGATATCTAGACGCAGACTATTGTAGACATTATCTTTTAGATTGAGAGTCTAGTTGCCATGACTTAGTGGCACCCCTATGTCGGGCtattttccgcacttatgttttatttgggttttaccccgtatttatgagaaaatccggttattttaaatatcttaattcattttggtaaattttgaaagtgttttgaaaaggtcagcttgcctagtaccacgataggcgccatcacgacaggttaggttttgggtAGTGACATAGTTGTTCATGAAAAATGACATCTCTAGAGACAAAACACTGCTTTGACTGAAGGTTATACAATTTATAACCTTTCTTTGCAAAAGTATAGCTAAGAAAGACACATGGGATAGCTCTAGTTTTCAGTTTGTCTCTATGAGGAATTGGAATAGTGGCTCTCAAATGTGAATAGCTAAGTGTCTTGCCAAATAACAACTCATAAGGTGATTTATTCTGTAGTAACCTAGAGGGGAGTCTTGGTACTTTGGATTGGAAAAGTAAGGCCCTGGAGGCTTCTAGAAGGGTTCTATGTTTCCTTCCCACCACACTATTTTGTTGAGGTGTGTGTGGACAGCTAGTTTGATGGATGATTCCATTTTCAAAAAAGAAGGAAACTGTAGCATTGTTATTTCCCAATTCTAGAGCATTATCAGACCTTATGCTTTGAATGGTGACATGAAATTGAGTTTGACCCATCAATACAAAGGCCTTTAGGAGAGGAAAGGCATTACTTTTGGACTTCATCAAATGAGTCCAAGTGCATCTAGAGAAGTCATCAACAATGGTAAGGAAATATTTTCAGCCTGAATATGTAGAAATGTGATATGGTCCCCAAATGTCAACATGAACAAGTTGGAAAGGCTTAGAACTATGAATAGAAATATCAGGAAATGGTAATCTAGTTTGTCTAGCCATAGGACAAATAGTACATGGAAAAGACTGTGTAGAGGAACTATTAGAGGAAATTTCATAAATGCTTTTCATTTTAATAAAAGGAACATGTGCAAGTTTATGATGCCAAACAATGTCCATTTTATTCATAGCATCTTTATTACAAGAAGAGGAAACAATATTTACAGTACAAGGAAAATGATCAGAAACAGACAGAGATGACAAGCTGTTACAGGCAGTTGACAAAGTAACATGAGGCTGAGAAGGCTTTTCCCACACAAATTTATACAACCTAATGTCCAGTTTTCTAAGATCCAGAGGCTTCTTCAGAGAAGGGCCCTGTATAAGACATGAAAGTCTAGTAAACTGAACTATACAATCAAATTGGTCTGTGAGTTTGTGTATAGAGATGATTATGCTTAAAGGAAGGTAGATAAAGGACATTGTGAAAAACTATAGAATTGGTCAAAACAAAAGAGCATGTGCAAGTAACTTTTACTTTGTAACCATTTGGAAGAGACACTAGGAAAGTAATAGGTAAAGGTGTGATATTAATGAGATATTCTTTATTAGCAATCATATGGTCAGAAGCACCAGAGTCAATTATCCAAGTTAAAGAATCAGATTGGTTTAGCAAAGTGGAGTTGAAACTATATACTACATTCTTAGGCAATAAAGTACCAGCAAAGTTAGCAGAACTCATGATATTGAGTTGAGGTGCAGGATCAAAGACATCAGATTACTGCAACAAGGAGAGCAATTGAGAGTATTGCTTCTTTGTCAACCCAGGCACCACAAAAGCATTTTCAGCAACAGGCACAATAAAGGTTTGATTGGAAGAAGTGCACTCAGAAGCAGACAAATCAGAGTCCGTCACCATATTAGCAGTTGCCTTTCTACccttagtgtaacgacccggccggtcgttttgagagttagagccccgaacccctattaactgctttccctatatctatttctgctattgtgacttgtcgggatgattGACTTTGAGTTTCTGAgtgttttggaacacttagtccctaaaagagagcttaagtcttaaaaTTTAGACCATAGTcaaaattgtgtgaagacgactccggaatggaattttgttggGTCCGTTAGcttcattaggtgattttgggtttagcgGGTTgcccgaattgtgttttggaggtccgtagctcatttaggcttgaaatggcaaaagttgaatttttggagttttgggccggtagtggaatttttgatattggggtcgttttctgatttcgaaagttggagtaggtccgtaatgttgattatgacgtgtgcgtaaaatttgaggtcaatcggacgtgatttgataggtttcggcatcggttgtataattttgaagtttcaagttctttaagtttaaattggagggtgattcatgattttagcattgcttgacatgatttgagggcttgactaagttcatatggtgttttaggattggttggtatgtttggttgaggtcccggggggctcgagtgagttttgagtgcttaacggatcaaaagtcggatttgtgttgctgctaaaGTCTTCAGGCATCTATCATTTTCgtacctgcggtggagagaccacAGGTGTGTGAttgcacgtgcggagaggcaagcgcagaagcagaTTTGGGATGTGAGgtcaggggtcacaggtgcgaagggaaatgccgcatctgcgatgaccgCAGATACGCTAAAGGACCCGCAGGCACGAAAGtcatttctatcattcgcgctgcatatttactttgggactatggaacggtattccgggagatccccctatactgcatatttactttgggactacgaaacggtattccgggagttccccctgcacatttattttgggactacgaaacggtataccgggagatccccctgcacatttattttgggactacggaacggtattccgggagatccccctgcatatttattttgggactacggaacggtattccgggagatccccctgcccatatatgtttgggactacgggactgtatctcgggagatcccctgttgtgtttttgTGTAccaagctgttaccttctatggtttcattgttgttaaatttcagcctttattttattgcggtattacaccctatattattttattatatatttaccaatagggccttgacctgacctcgtcactactcgacagaggttaggcttggcacttactaggtaccgattgtggtgtactcatgctactctctgcacatgttgtttgtgtgcagatctaggtgcactTTATCAgttgcactatcagtgagccgggatagctttggagacttcaaggtatatctgccgcatccgcagacctcgaagtctccttctactctttctcatgtccattatcttctgtatttttccttgttagattctgatgtatagagaaactagatttttccttctgtagtttgtgattcacgatgttccgggtttttgggatttgttgggtatttttgaataattggttaaatttatatttttatttcaatattccgcaaaatgttaggcttacctagttgtagagactaggtaccgtcactatttcacacggaggggaaattgggtcgtgacaagttggtatcagagctctaggttcataggtgtcgtgagttacaaaccggtttagtagagtctcatggatcggtacggagacgtatgtacttatcttcgggaggctatgaaactgttaggaaaatttcactactttgattccttgtcgtgcaaaaattGTTGACTTTAAAGATTCTAagcttctgtattctattctttcaTATATGGTGGGGACATGTACAaacggatctgatgaccaggcacccgcgccccctgctagagccgcgagagggtGGGGCCAGGGAAGAGGCCAAGGGTgtccacatggtgcagccagatcacctgcacgagctgctatagaggatcccccagtagctccagctggagggcagacacctgaggcacATGTTCCTGCATCAGCCccccaggagactctagcccagtttatgagcatgttcagcaccttagctcaggctggtttgattccacttactcctaccacatctcaggctggggggggagcacaaactcccatcgccggtactccagagcagtgggttcaggtcgaccaggttccataggttgtaccaatgcagccagtagctccagctcagcccgaggttagggcagcagcttctgaggcggagcatcttagact
Encoded proteins:
- the LOC138908585 gene encoding uncharacterized protein, encoding MVTDSDLSASECTSSNQTFIVPVAENAFVVPGLTKKQYSQLLSLLHFNSTLLNQSDSLTWIIDSGASDHMIANKEYLINITPLPITFLVSLPNGYKGPSLKKPLDLRKLDIRLYKFVWEKPSQPHVTLSTACNSLSSLSVSDHFPCTVNIVSSSCNKDAMNKMDIVWHHKLAHVPFIKMKSIYEISSNSSSTQSFPCTICPMARQTRLPFPDISIHSSKPFQLVHVDIWGPYHISTYSG